Genomic window (Streptomyces cadmiisoli):
CGCGGCCCGGTTCGATCCGGCCCGCGGCAGCGCCCTGTCATGGATCCTCACGCTCGCCCACCGGCGCGCCGTGGACCGGGTGCGCAGCGCCCGCGCGGCCGGCGAACGTGAGGAGCGGGAGGCCAGACGCGCCCACCACCCCGCCTTCGACCAGGTCTCCGAGGAGGTCGAGGCCGGGCTCGAACGCGAGTGGGTGCGCCGCTGCCTGGACCGCCTCACCGCCCTCCAGCGCCAGTCCGTCACCCTCGCCTACTACGACGGATACACCTACCGAGAGGTGGCCGAGCGGCTGTCCCTGCCGCTGGGCACGGTCAAGACCCGGATGCGCGACGGACTGACCCGGCTGCGCCAGTGCCTGGGAGGAGTGGCGTGAGCGTCCTGCACCGCATCCTGGGCCGTGACGACCTGCACAGTCTGGCCGCGCCGTACGCGCTGGACGCGCTGGAGGGCGACGAGCGGCGCCGCTTCGAGAAGCATCTGGCGCGCTGCGAACGCTGTGCCGCCGAGGTGCGGGCGCTCTCGGAGGACGCCGTCCGCCTCGCCCGGTCCACCGCCGCGCCCGCGCCGGCCGCACTGCGCGAACGGGTGCTGGCCGCGGTGCGGACCACTCCGCAGGACCCCGCGCCGGCCCGCGGGCACGCCCCCGCGCTGCCCGCGCACGTCTGGGGCACGCAGCCCCCGCCGTCGTCGTCACGCACCCGTACGCCCCGCATGCGCCCCCTGCTCGTCCCGTTCGCCACCGCGACCGCGGCGGCGGCCCTCGTCGTCGCCTCCCTGTTCGCCGTCCAGGCGAACCGGACCCAGGAGCAACTGAACGCCGAACGGGACCGGTCACGTGAGATCGCCGAGGTGCTCGCCGCCCCCGACGCACGGGCGACGACCGGCCGGGACGGCGACGGGGGAACGATCGGAGTGGTCGCCTCCGCGTCGGCGGGCCGCGCCGTGGTCACCTTGAGCGGATACGACGATCCACCGGACGACCGGGTGCATCAGCTGTGGCTCATGCGCCCCCGGGCGCAACCACGCTCCCTCGGACTCTTCGAAGGCGACACGCCCCTGGTCGCGAGCGGCCTCGACCCCTCCGCGTCGTCACTCGCCGTGACCGTCGAGCCGGACGGGGGATCACCCCGACCCACCAGCCAGCCACTTGTCCAACTCGCCCTGAAATCGCTCGGATTCGGAGAGTAATCGTCAACCCCCTTACGGGGAAGGTGAATCCTGTGACCGCGATACACGGGTGCCCCAAGGGGACGATAGGGTTACTCTGCCCGGGCCGGGTGGACTCGTACGGGTGGGGAGTGACATGGAACAGATAACAGTGCGCAACAGGGCCAGGGTCCCTGCGATCACCTGCGGGAGCAGTGCGACCAGTTCGCGCCTCGACCGCCACCTGTCGGTGCTGGCGGGGCCCGCGGTCCCGCAGCGGGACACGGCCGAGGCGACCTCGCTGATGCGTGAGCTGACCGCGCGTGAGCCCGCTTCCACCCACAGCGCCAGGGGTGCGCGAGTGAGCCGGGTCTCACTCTTCGCCCCGCTGCGTCGGCTGCGCCGCACCCTGTTCGGCGGTCGCTGACCGGTATTCGCGTTCCTCGACGTCCTGAGGACCCGCGCTCAGGCGGTTCGCACCGTCCCGGCGCAGCGCCGTGCTCCCGTCGTCCGTCATCCCCACGGCGCGCGGCGAGGCCCCGGCCGGCCACCTGAGCGCGGGCACGTCCCCGCTTCGCGCCCCCACCCGGCAGTGTCGGGCGCCCCGGCTCGCACTTCGAACGACTCTTCCCCCCCCCGCACCGCTCGCCGCCGGTCCACCGGCGTGCGGTGGCCCCGTCGGCGGCAGCCGTGCCGGCGGGTCAGATCAGCGCCAACTGGCCCTCCGGGCCCTCCTCCTGCCGGTCCAGGACGGAGGCCGGCCTGCGCGCGCCCTCCGGGACCGGCAGGACCCCGGCCGTACGCAGGTCCGATGCGGTGACCGGGTCCGTCGGACCGTCCGGCAGGCGGGCGGTGTCGGCCAGCAGGGCCAGGACCGTGACCAGTTCCAGCAGCTCGGAGGTCCAGGCCTGGGTCCAGGCGGCCGGGCGGATCGCCGCCAGCGTGCCCGGTTCGGCCTCGTCCGTGCGGGCGGTGAGCCACTGCTCCAGCACCCGGACGCCGTCCACGGTGAAGTCCCAGGCCTGCGGCGGCACGGGGGAGACGCGGCCCTCGTCCAGGTGGAGGGTCTCCTCGTCGCGGTCGTAGCGGACGGTGAGGGGGCGGGCGGGCAGCGGCGCCCGGACGTAGGGGCGGCGGCCGCCGGGGAGTTTGGGGCGGTCGCCGTTGCGGCGCATCAGCCACAGTGTGCGGTGGCCCGCCTCGACACCCTCGGCCCAGAGCGCCGGGTCACCGGTGAGGGGGACGACGGGTCCCGCGGGCGACGCGCGCACCGCCGCCATGATCCAGGCGAGGACGTCCAGCGGCTCCGGGACCTGCCCGAGCCGGCTGCCGAGGTACCGCACCAGGCCAGGGGCCAGGTTCGGTTCCCGCGCGCCGGGGCGGCGGTGCAGCGGGCGGACGCGGCCGGGCCGGAGCACGGGCAGTTGCGAGGTCGCCAGCAGCAGCGGTTCGCCGGAGCCGGGGGCCGCCGCCGTCTCGACGACGAAGACCTGCTGGTCGTCGGCGACACGCCACAGTTCGGGACGGGCCGCGTCGATCAGGCGGTGGTCGGGGATCAGCCACTGCTCGTCGAACGGGGCGGACAGCACCCGGACGGGTTCCGGACCCGGACCCGTGGCCCGCACCAGCCGCTCCGTGCCGGTGGACTGGCCCGGAAGCTGTCCGACCGCGGAGTGCAGCGTGCGCGAGCGCGTCGGCTCGAACAGCCTCTCGCGGTCCGACCCCGCCGCCTTCGTCAGCGCGGCCCAACGAGCCGCGAGAGACGCCGGGTCGGGGGCCACCGGCCAGGCCCGGCCGAGCCGGGGTGGTGCGACGGACCACGGCATGAGGTCCGCGAGCAGCGGAGCGTCGTCGTACGTCACGCTGGGCATCGTACGACGTGTGTCCGCGGCGCGGCCGGGGTCGCCCGGTTCAGGTGGCGTCCAGCGTGACCGTGAACGAGAAGCGGTCGCCGCGGTAGTGGATGACGGCCACGTCCAGCGGCCGTCCCCCGGTGTCGTAGGTGACGCCCGTGTAGTGCAGGATCGGGCTGAGCAGCGGGACGTCGAGCAGACGGGCCGTCTCGGGGTCGGCGAGACGCGCCTGGACGGTGTCCGTGATGCGGCTGATGTCCGCGCCCACGACGTCCCGCAGCACCTTGGTCATGGGCCAGCGGACCAGGTCGTCCAGGTCGACGCGGTCGGCCAGTTCCGGACGGACGTAGTTGACGGCGTGGTTGGTCGGCTCGCCCGTCTTCTCGTCGCTGCGCAGCCGGTGGTACGTCGCCACCTCGTCGAGGTCCGGGAAGAACTCGGCGAACTCGCCCGGCACCTCCGCCCGGCCGTGGGTCAGCAGCTGGGTCGTCATGCCGGACTGCTGGGCCACGATCGCGTCCACCGAGCCGAGCAGCCGCACGGGAGTGCCCCGGCGGGCGTCCGGCTCGATGAACGTGCCGCGCCGGCGGTGGCGGGTGATGAGGCCCTCGTCCTCCAGCTCCTTCAGTGCCTGCCGCATGGTCAGCACACTCACCCCGTAGTGCACCGCCAGCTGCTCCTCCGTGGGCAGGCGCAGCGGGTCCCGGGGCGAGCGGCCGAGTATCGAGGCGCGCAGCGACTGCGAGACCTGGTACCAGAGCGGCAGCTTGCGGTTCAGGACGATCGAATCAGGGGCGAAGGAGGTCACGGGCCCATCCGTACCGGCCGGGGAACGCTCAGTGCAAGGGGCGGAAGTGCCGCTGAAGGCCCTGCCACACGTCGTCGTAGCGCTGTTGCAGATGTTCCGCGCCCGCCGCCGCCGGGGTCAGGGTGAGCGGCCAGCGGGTCTCGAACATGAACGCCAGCCCGTCGTCCACCTTCTGCGGGCGCAGCTCGGCGGCGCTCGCCCGGTCGAAGGTCTCCCGGTCCGGGCCGTGCGCCGACATCATGTTGTGCAGCGAGCCGCCGCCCGGCACGAAGCCGCCCTTCCCGGCCGCCTTCGCGTCGTACGCGCCCTCGACGAGGCCCATGTACTCGCTCATCACGTTCCGGTGGAAGTACGGCGGGCGGAAGGTGTCCTCGCCCACCAGCCAGCGCGGTGCGAAGACCACGAAGTCGACGCCCGCGAGGCCGGGGGTGTCGCTGGGCGAGGTCAGCACCGTGAAGATCGACGGATCGGGATGGTCGTAGCTGATGGAGCCGATCACGTTGAACCGGCGCAGGTCGTAGGCGTACGGCACGTGGTTGCCGTGCCAGGCGACCACGTCGAGCGGTGAGTGGTCGTAGGTGGCCGTCCAGAGGTTGCCGCAGAACTTGTTGACCACCTCGACGGGGCCCTCGACGTCCTCGTACGCGGCGACCGGCGCGCGGAAGTCGCGCGGGTTGGCGAGCCCGTTGGCGCCGATCGGGCCGAGGTCGGGCAGGCGGAAGGGGGCGCCGTAGTTCTCGCAGACGTAGCCGCGGGCCGTGTCGTCGAGCAGTTCCACCCGCAGCCGCACCCCGCGCGGGATCAGGGCCATGTGGCCGGGTTCCACCGCCAGGAGCCCGAACTCGGTGCGCAGCAGCAGTCCGCCGTGCTCCGGGACGATCAGCAGCTCACCGTCCGCGTCGCTGAACACCCGGTCCATGTCGGCGTTGGCGTGGTAGAGGTGCACGGCCATGCCGGTGCGCTGGGTCGCGTCGCCGTTGCCGCCGAGGGTCCACAGGCCGGCCAGGAAGTCCGTGCCGGGTGCCGGGTCCGGCAGCGGGTCCCACCGCAGCCGGTTCGGGTCGGGCTCGGTCTCGGTGAACGGGGCGGTGCGCAGCGCCCCGTTGTCCACGCGGGTGAACGCCGGGTGGGCGGCCGACGGGCGGATGCGGTAGAGCCAGGAGCGGCGGTTGTACGCCCTCGGCTCGGTGAAGGCCGTGCCGCTGAGCTGTTCCGCGTAGAGGCCGAGCGGTGCGCGCTGGGGTGAGTTGCGGCCCTCCGGCAGCGCGCCGGGGACCGCCTCCGAGCTGTGTTCGTTGCCGAACCCGAAGAGGTGAGCCAGCCCTTCGGCCGTCTTGCGCGCGTCCCCGCTCATGATCGCTGCTCCCTTGCCCGCCGATTCCTATGGCTCACCGTAGGATTGCGGTTGCTCCGGCGCAAGAGGCGATGCGTCCTCCTCTCGCCGGATGATCCGGAGGATGACGAGAACCAGACTCCAGGGGGATTCAGGGTGTCGGACCCGTGTTCTAGTCTCCGGGCATGCCGTGGACCCGACGACCACTCGCCGCGCTCGCGGTCTGTGCCCTGCTGCTGTTCTGGTCCGCGGGCTGCGGCACCAGTGACGCGGGAGAACGGACGCACGGCCGGTCCCCGGCTCCGGTGGGCCGGCTCCTCGACGTCACCGACGACGCGGGGCGGCCCTACCGCGAGGTGGACGCGGAACACGCCCCCGAGGTCGACATCGAGATACAGCCGGACACCTCCGGCGCCGGCTGGGACGTACGGCTGAGCGTCCACGGCTTCGGCTTCTCGCCGGCCGGCGCGCGGGCGGAGGCGGTGTCCGGCCGGGGCTTCGCCCGACTCTTCGTCGACGGCCGCCCGGTCGCCGAACTGCGCTCCGGCGAGCACCGCCTGGACGCCGGCCTCGTCCCGCGCGGCACGCACCAGGTCACCGCGCGGCTGTACGCCGACGACGGCACCGGCTGGGCGGTCGACGGCGAGCCCGTCCAGTGCACGGCCGACATCACCGCCTCGGGCGCCGAACCGACCGCGGCGGCAACGGGCCCCGGAGGTACACCGGACGACGACGGCCGGGCATCATGAAGCGCGTGCCCCACGCGACATCGCTCCGTCGTGCGCCCGTGCAGCGCCGCAGCGCCGAACGGCTGACACGGATTCTCGACGCCTGCGCCGACCTCCTCGACGAGGTCGGCTACGACGAACTCAGCACCCGTGCCGTGGCGCAGCGCGCCGGCGTCCCCATCGGCTCGGTGTACCGGTTCTTCGGCAACAAGCGCCAGATGGCCTGCGCGCTCGCCCAGCGCAACCTGGAGCGCTACACCGAGCGTGTGACGGAGCGTCTGAAGGCCGCCGGGCGGCGCGACTGGCGGACCGCCATGGACGCCGTGCTCGACGAGTACCTCGCCATGAAGCGCACCGCACCCGGCTTCTCCCTGGTCGACTTCGGCAACCAGATACCGGTCGGGGCCCGGCACACCGAGCCCAACCACCTGGTGGCCGACCGTCTGGGCGACCTCGTCTCCGGCTATCTCGGCCGGACGCCCGACGACGCCCTGCGCCGCACCTTCCTGATCGCGGTGGAGACCGCGGACACCCTCGTGCACCTGGCGTTCCGGCTGGATCCGCGGGGCGACGAGGCGGTCGTCGCGGAGATGCGGGAGATGCTGCGGGCGTATCTGGCGCGCGTCCTGGACTGAACCGGCCGATTCGCGCCGTGTCCCCGCGAGGCCTCCCCACCGTGCATACCGGTCGGTATGCTCGGGCCCAGTCCGTGCGTCACCGCTGTCGCCAGACCCCGGGAGGACCCGTGTCCCGCACCGCCCTGCGTATCTGCCCCCTGTGCGAGGCCACCTGCGGGCTGACGCTCACCATCGAGGGAACCCGGGTCACCGGCGCCCGCGGCGACCGCGACGACGTGTTCAGCCAGGGGTTCATCTGCCCCAAGGGGGCCTCCTTCGGCGCGGTCGACGCCGACCCCGACCGGCTGCGCACCCCGCTCGTGCGCCGCGACGGGGAACTGCGCGAGGCCACCTGGGAGGAGGCCTTCGACGCGGTGGCCGCCGGGATCCGGCCGGTCGTCGAGCGGTACGGGCCGCACAGCGTCGGTGTCGTCCTCGGCAACCCCAACGTGCACACCATGGCCGGCGCGCTGTACCCGCCGGTCCTCATCGCCGGGCTCGGCACCCGCAGCCTGTTCACCGCCTCCACGGTCGACCAGATGCCCAAGCACGTCTCCAGCGGGCTGCTCTACGGCGACGCGCTCGCGATCCCCGTGCCCGACCTCGACCGCACCGACCACCTGCTCCTGATCGGCGCCAACCCGCTGGAGTCCAACGGCAGTCTGTGCACGGCGCCCGACTTCCCCGGAAGGCTCAAGGCCCTCAAGGCCCGCGGCGGCACGCTCACCGTGATCGACCCGCGCCGCACCCGCACCGCGAAACTGGCCGACCGGCACATCGCCGTCCGCCCCGGCACGGACGCGCTGCTCCTGGCCGCCATGGCGCAGGTCCTGTTCGAGGAGGACCTCGCCGATCCCGGCCACCTCGCGCCCCATGTCCAGGGTCTGCCCGAACTCCGCGACGCGATAGGGGACTTCACCCCCGAGGCCGTCGCGGCGGCCTGCGACGTCGACGCCGCCACCATTCGCACCCTCGCCCGCGAACTGGCCGCCGCCCCCACCGCCGCCGTCTACGGCCGTATCGGCAGCTGCACCGTCCCGCACGGCACGCTCGCCAGCTGGCTCGTCGACGTCCTCAACATCCTCACCGGCAACCTGGACCGGCCCGGCGGCGCCCTGTTCCCGCAGGCCGCCACCGACCGGACCCCCCGGCCCGCCGGACCGGGCCGCGGGTTCGCGCTCGGCCGCTGGCACTCCCGGGTCGCCCGGCACCCCGAGGCCAAGGGCGAACTGCCGCTGTCCGCGCTCGCCGAGGAGATCGACACCGCCACCGAGGAGGGAGAACCGGTCCGGGCGCTGATCTCGATCGCCGCCAACCCCGTGCTCTCCGCGCCCGACGGGGACCGCCTCGCCAAGGCGCTCGACTCGCTGGACTTCATGGTCAGCGTCGACCCCTACCTGAACGAGACCTCACGCCACGCCCACGTCGTCCTGCCCCCGCCCCCGCCCGCGCAGAGCGCGCACCACGACTTCGCCTTCAACACCCTCGCCGTCCGCAACCAGGTCCGCTACACCCGCCCCGCCGTCCCCCTGGAGCCCGGACGGATGGCCGAGACCGAGATCCTCGCCCGGCTCGTGCTGGCCGCCACCGGAATGCACGGCGCCGACCCGGCCGCCGTCGACACGATGGTCGTCGACCAGACCCTCGGCAAGGCGGTCGGGGAACCGCACTCACCCGTGCACGGCCGCGACCCGCGGGAACTGGCCGCCCGGCTCACGGGTGACGGCGGCCCGGAGCGACGGCTCGACATGATGCTGCGCCTCGGGCCCTACGGCGACGGCTTCGGCGCCCGGCCGGACGGGCTGACGCTGGAGAAGCTGCTCGCCCGTCCGCACGGCATCGACCTCGGCCCGCTGCGGCCCCGGCTGCCGCAGCCGCTGAAGACGGTGAGCGGAAAGGTGGAGCTGCTGCCGCAGCCCCTCGCCGACGATCTGCCGCGGCTGCGCGCGGCGCTGCGGGAGCGGCCCGCCGGACTCGTCCTGGTCGGCCGCCGTCATCTGCGCTCCAACAACAGCTGGCTGCACAACGTGCCCGCCCTGACCGGCGGCAGCAACCGCTGCACCCTGCACATCCACCCGGACGACGCCGCCCGGCTCGGCCTGCGGGACGGGCAGCCGGTCCGGATCAAGGGCGCCGGGGGAGAGGTGACGGCCCCGGCGGAGGTCACCGACGGCGTACGCACCGGAGTGGTCAGCCTGCCGCACGGCTGGGGCCACGACCGGCCCGGCACCCGGCTGGCGCACGCCGCCGCGGACCCCGGGGTCAACGTCAACCAGCTCCTCGACGGCAGCCTCCTCGACCCCCTGTCGGGCAACGCGGTCCTCAACGGAGTGCCGGTCGACCTCGCCCCCGTGACCTGAAATCGTCAGCGCGCTGACCTGAGCAAAGCTGTGACCAGCAGTTTTGCGCTTATTGCTCGCGCGTCAACATCTTGTTAACGCCATGTGGCGCGACCTAACGTCATCGCACCGCCGGCCCTGGTGGGAGTTCAAGGGCGAACGTTAGGTATCCACACACATGCTGACCATCCTCGGCTTCCTCATGATCGCGACCTTCCTGGTCCTGATCATGATGAAGAAGATGTCGCCCATCGCGGCGCTCGTGCTCATACCCGCGCTGTTCTGCGTGATCGTGGGCAAGGGCGCGCACCT
Coding sequences:
- a CDS encoding sigma-70 family RNA polymerase sigma factor; this translates as MEADDLLLRVADGDQKAFEELYTQVSGTVFGLVRRVVRDPAQSEEVAQEVLLELWRSAARFDPARGSALSWILTLAHRRAVDRVRSARAAGEREEREARRAHHPAFDQVSEEVEAGLEREWVRRCLDRLTALQRQSVTLAYYDGYTYREVAERLSLPLGTVKTRMRDGLTRLRQCLGGVA
- a CDS encoding anti-sigma factor — protein: MSVLHRILGRDDLHSLAAPYALDALEGDERRRFEKHLARCERCAAEVRALSEDAVRLARSTAAPAPAALRERVLAAVRTTPQDPAPARGHAPALPAHVWGTQPPPSSSRTRTPRMRPLLVPFATATAAAALVVASLFAVQANRTQEQLNAERDRSREIAEVLAAPDARATTGRDGDGGTIGVVASASAGRAVVTLSGYDDPPDDRVHQLWLMRPRAQPRSLGLFEGDTPLVASGLDPSASSLAVTVEPDGGSPRPTSQPLVQLALKSLGFGE
- a CDS encoding type ISP restriction/modification enzyme, which codes for MPSVTYDDAPLLADLMPWSVAPPRLGRAWPVAPDPASLAARWAALTKAAGSDRERLFEPTRSRTLHSAVGQLPGQSTGTERLVRATGPGPEPVRVLSAPFDEQWLIPDHRLIDAARPELWRVADDQQVFVVETAAAPGSGEPLLLATSQLPVLRPGRVRPLHRRPGAREPNLAPGLVRYLGSRLGQVPEPLDVLAWIMAAVRASPAGPVVPLTGDPALWAEGVEAGHRTLWLMRRNGDRPKLPGGRRPYVRAPLPARPLTVRYDRDEETLHLDEGRVSPVPPQAWDFTVDGVRVLEQWLTARTDEAEPGTLAAIRPAAWTQAWTSELLELVTVLALLADTARLPDGPTDPVTASDLRTAGVLPVPEGARRPASVLDRQEEGPEGQLALI
- a CDS encoding GntR family transcriptional regulator codes for the protein MTSFAPDSIVLNRKLPLWYQVSQSLRASILGRSPRDPLRLPTEEQLAVHYGVSVLTMRQALKELEDEGLITRHRRRGTFIEPDARRGTPVRLLGSVDAIVAQQSGMTTQLLTHGRAEVPGEFAEFFPDLDEVATYHRLRSDEKTGEPTNHAVNYVRPELADRVDLDDLVRWPMTKVLRDVVGADISRITDTVQARLADPETARLLDVPLLSPILHYTGVTYDTGGRPLDVAVIHYRGDRFSFTVTLDAT
- the hmgA gene encoding homogentisate 1,2-dioxygenase, whose amino-acid sequence is MSGDARKTAEGLAHLFGFGNEHSSEAVPGALPEGRNSPQRAPLGLYAEQLSGTAFTEPRAYNRRSWLYRIRPSAAHPAFTRVDNGALRTAPFTETEPDPNRLRWDPLPDPAPGTDFLAGLWTLGGNGDATQRTGMAVHLYHANADMDRVFSDADGELLIVPEHGGLLLRTEFGLLAVEPGHMALIPRGVRLRVELLDDTARGYVCENYGAPFRLPDLGPIGANGLANPRDFRAPVAAYEDVEGPVEVVNKFCGNLWTATYDHSPLDVVAWHGNHVPYAYDLRRFNVIGSISYDHPDPSIFTVLTSPSDTPGLAGVDFVVFAPRWLVGEDTFRPPYFHRNVMSEYMGLVEGAYDAKAAGKGGFVPGGGSLHNMMSAHGPDRETFDRASAAELRPQKVDDGLAFMFETRWPLTLTPAAAGAEHLQQRYDDVWQGLQRHFRPLH
- a CDS encoding TetR/AcrR family transcriptional regulator, whose product is MKRVPHATSLRRAPVQRRSAERLTRILDACADLLDEVGYDELSTRAVAQRAGVPIGSVYRFFGNKRQMACALAQRNLERYTERVTERLKAAGRRDWRTAMDAVLDEYLAMKRTAPGFSLVDFGNQIPVGARHTEPNHLVADRLGDLVSGYLGRTPDDALRRTFLIAVETADTLVHLAFRLDPRGDEAVVAEMREMLRAYLARVLD
- a CDS encoding molybdopterin oxidoreductase family protein — translated: MSRTALRICPLCEATCGLTLTIEGTRVTGARGDRDDVFSQGFICPKGASFGAVDADPDRLRTPLVRRDGELREATWEEAFDAVAAGIRPVVERYGPHSVGVVLGNPNVHTMAGALYPPVLIAGLGTRSLFTASTVDQMPKHVSSGLLYGDALAIPVPDLDRTDHLLLIGANPLESNGSLCTAPDFPGRLKALKARGGTLTVIDPRRTRTAKLADRHIAVRPGTDALLLAAMAQVLFEEDLADPGHLAPHVQGLPELRDAIGDFTPEAVAAACDVDAATIRTLARELAAAPTAAVYGRIGSCTVPHGTLASWLVDVLNILTGNLDRPGGALFPQAATDRTPRPAGPGRGFALGRWHSRVARHPEAKGELPLSALAEEIDTATEEGEPVRALISIAANPVLSAPDGDRLAKALDSLDFMVSVDPYLNETSRHAHVVLPPPPPAQSAHHDFAFNTLAVRNQVRYTRPAVPLEPGRMAETEILARLVLAATGMHGADPAAVDTMVVDQTLGKAVGEPHSPVHGRDPRELAARLTGDGGPERRLDMMLRLGPYGDGFGARPDGLTLEKLLARPHGIDLGPLRPRLPQPLKTVSGKVELLPQPLADDLPRLRAALRERPAGLVLVGRRHLRSNNSWLHNVPALTGGSNRCTLHIHPDDAARLGLRDGQPVRIKGAGGEVTAPAEVTDGVRTGVVSLPHGWGHDRPGTRLAHAAADPGVNVNQLLDGSLLDPLSGNAVLNGVPVDLAPVT